CCTCTGCGCCGAGTGCCGCCGCCCGATCACCATCCAGCGACTCCTCTGCGATGAGACCGGTGATATCCGCCCGGAGCTTCAGCCTCTTGCTGACTACCTGCTCACGCACCATGGCAAGGCGAATTCTCTGGAGCGGTGGCAGCACAAGAGCAAATGTGCCGCCGTGCTCCGCGAACTCGCCGAGGGAACCCTGCCTCTCGCCGCCGACGCGATCATGACCAGAGCCCAGTCGGGGCAGTCCGTGGCATTCCTCCTTTCGCTGCTGGTTCGCTCCGGCGTACTGCCGGAGCTTGACGTCGAGGCCGCGCGCTTCGACCACTGGCTCGAGAACTGGCTATCGGAGGTTGGGCACGCCGAAGACCGGCTTGTCCTGCGCCGGTACTGCACCTGGGAGTTGCTCCGTTCGACGCGCGCATTCCGGGCGGTGTCTCGCGGCCCGTCGAGCCCTGCGGCTGGCTTCCAACGGCAACGCGCAGCGCTCAAGTACTGTGCCGCGCTCCTGCACGAAATCCGATCGCAGCGCGAGACGCTCGCCACCTTCCCCCAACGCCGCCTCGACGCGTTCCTCACGGACTCCCCGAGTCAGCGGGACGCGTTGGCACCATTCACCCGCTGGTTGCGACGCCACCAGTTGAGCACCCTACGCGTCGAGTTCCGGCCGAGTCGCCTCGAGGGCCGGCACTACGAGTCCGACCATCGATGGCAGATGGCCCGTCGATTCCTCACCGATTCGGACATGGACTCGAAGACCCGTGCTGCGGGCCTGCTCGTTCTCCTCTACGGCATCCAGCTCACCCGCATCATCACCCTCACCCGCGATCAGGTCGACGCGACCTCCCAGCCCGTGAAGCTCACTATCGGGGCGGAACCTATCGAGCTCCCCAAGATTCTCGGAGACGCGATCATCGACCTGGTCGACGCGTCGATGCGCCATCCCGAAGGATGGCTATTCCCCGGCAGAAACCCGGGGCTCCATCTCACCCCGGGGTCGATCAGTCGCCGCCTCCGCGCCGAAGGGCTCCGCTCCGGAAGCGCCCGGACGACCGCCCTCATCGAACTCACCCGGCAGATGCACCCGCGGATCGTGTCCGACTTGCTCGGCATAACGCCGGCGTCGGCCGCCGCGTGGTCGCGCCTCGCCAGTGGGGACTGGTCCGACTACCCAAAGATCCGCTCGGTGTCCGACTGACAACGAAGCTCAGCCCAGCAGCGCCTTCGCCGCGTCGGCGAGCGTGCCGGTGGTCGGCTGGTAGTACGCCCATTTCCCGCGCTGCTCGCGCGTGACGAGGCCGGCCTCGACGAGCAGCTTCATGTGGTGGGAGATCGTCGGCTGCGACAGGCCCACGGGGTCGGTGAGGTCGCAGACGCACATCTCGCCGGCGCTGCTCCCGACGATCATCGAGAGCAGCTTCACCCGCGTCGGGTCGCCGAGGGCCTTGAAGACCTTCGCGAGGTCGTGGGCGGTGCCGTCGTCCATCGCCTGGCCGGGGGTGCAGCAGGAGTCGGCGCTGGTGTCGATGGTGACGGGCAGTGCGTTCATGGCTCTATTCTGCCCGACGTATTGACATCTGTCGATATGAGCGTCAGGATCGTCTTGTCTCACATCGAAGAACGTCAATGCATGGAGGTCGCAGTGAACCCTGTCGTCGTCATCGGTGCTGGTCCGCAGGGACTGGCCGCCGCAGCCCATCTGATCGAGCGGGGGCTCGAACCGCTCGTCCTGGAGTCCGGCGACGCCGCCGCTTCGGCTGTGGCCGAATGGGGCCACGTGCGCTTGTTCTCGCCGTGGACGGAGCTCACCGACCCCGCGTCGCGACGTCTGCTGGAGCCGACTGGATGGTCGGCCCCGACGCAGGGCTACCCGACCGGCGCGCAGTGGATCGAGCGGTACCTCGCGCCCCTCAGCAATGTGCTCGGCGACCGCGTGCGCTACGGGACGCGGGTCGTCGGCGTCGGCCGGGAGGGCCGCGACCTCTCCGTCGACGCCGGCCGCGCCGAGCAGCCCTTCGTCGTCCACGTCGAGCGCGCGGACGGCACCGAGGAGCGGATCGAAGCGCGTGCGGTGATCGACGCTTCGGGCACCTGGCGCACTCCGAGCCCTGCCGGAGCTGACGGGCTGCCCGCGCTCGGGGAACGCGCTGCAGTCGATGCGGAGCTCCTGGAGCATCGCATGCCCGCGATCGAGGACGCGACCGCGCTGGCTGGCCAGCACATCGTGGTGGTCGGCAACGGCCACTCCGCCGCGACGACGATCGGTACGCTCTCTCGCGTGGCCAAGCGCGAGCCGGGGACGCGGATCACCTGGGTGCTCCGGCGCGGCGCGGTCGGCAACACCTTCGGCGGCGGCAGCGCCGACGAGCTGCCCGAGCGCGGCGCGCTGGGACAGCGGGCGAAGAAGGCCGTCGAGGACGGGCTCGTCGATCTCGTCACTGGATTCCGCACGGAGCAGGTCGTCATCGATGGCGGTCAGGCGGTGCTCATCGCGGAGGACGGCCGCCGGCTCGACCCTGCCGCTCGGGTGTTCGTCGCGACCGGCTTCCGCCCAGACTTGTCCTTCCTCTCGGAGATCCGTCTCGACCTCGACATGCGCCTGCAGGCCCCGTCGAAGATCGCTGCGGAGGTTGATCCGAACGTGCACTCGTGCGGCTCCGTGCGGGCCACGGGCGCTGCTGATCTCGCCCAGCCCGAGTCGGGCTTCTACATCGTCGGTGCGAAGTCCTACGGGCGTGCGCCGACGTTCCTCGCTCTGACCGGGTTCGAGCAGGTGCGCAGCGTCGTCGCCGCGATCGCCGGGGACCACGAGGCCGCCGAGCGCGTGGAGCTCGCTCTGCCGGACACCGGCGTGTGCGGAGGCTCCGGCCTCTTCGACGCGCCGGACGAGTCTGCCAGCACGGGATCGTGTTGCGCGCCGGCCCCGCAGCTCATCCAGCTCGGCGTGGGTTCGGCCTCGTAGGTTCACTACCCATTCGGTTCATGTCAGTGCTGGCTGTATAGTCAGTGTGTGCTGACTATTGCTTCGCGTCTTGACGTCATGAACCGGCTCGGCCGGGCGATGGCGGACCCGACGCGTTCCCGGATCCTGATGACCCTGCTCGCCGGCCCGAGCTATCCCGCCGTGCTCTCGCGCGAGCTGAAACTGACCCGCTCGAACGTCTCGAACCACCTGACCTGCTTGCGCGACTGCGGGATCGTGGTCGCTGAGCCCGAGGGGAGGCAGACGCGCTACGAGATCGCGGACCCGCACCTGGCGGCGGCGCTGACCGCGTTGGTGGACGTGACTCTCGCGGTAGACGAGCACGCGCCCTGCATAGACGCGGCGTGCACGGTGCCGGGCTGCTGCGGGATGGGAGCGAGCGAGTGAGCGCGGCGTGCGGCTGCGAGCACGACGAGCTCGAGACCACCATCAGCGAAGAGGCTGAGGAGGCGGAACACCCCTGGTGGCGGGACCGCGGGATCATGGTCCCGGTCTTCTCCGGCATCGCCTTCCTCACTGGCCTGGTCCTGGAGTGGTCTGGGATGGAGATCCCGGCCTTGGTGTTGTTCTGGATCGGCCTGCTGCTGGGTGCATCGACGTTCACCCCGGGCGCGATTCGGAAGCTGTTCAAGGGCAAGCTCGGCATCGGGCTGCTGATGACGATCAGCGCGGTCGGTGCGGTGATCCTCGGCTATGTCGAGGAGGCCGCAGCGCTGGCGTTCCTGTACTCGATCGCCGAGGCACTGGAAGACAAAGCCATGGACCGCGCCCGCGGCGGGCTCCGGGCGCTGCTCAAGCTCGTCCCGGAGACCGCGACCGTCCGCCGCGACGGTACCTCGGTTGAGGTCCCGGCGAAGGATCTCCAAGTGGGGCAGCTGATGCTGGTGCGGCCGGGCGAGCGGATCGCGACCGACGGCATCGTCCGCACGGGGCGCTCCAGCCTGGACACCTCCGCGATCACCGGGGAGTCGATCCCGGTCGAGGTCGAGCCCGGCGACACGGTCTCAGCCGGTGCGATCAACACCGCTGGGGCGCTGGAGGTCGAGACGACCGCGGCCGGCACCGACAACTCGCTGACCACGATCGTCGACCTGGTGGAGAAGGCTCAGGCCGAGAAGGGCGACCGCGCCCGTCTCGCCGACCGCATCGCCCGCCCCCTCGTCCCGGGCGTGCTGATCCTCGCCGCCCTGGTCGCGATCATCGGGTCGCTGTTCGGCGACCCGGAGCCGTGGATCGCCCGCGCTCTCGTGGTGCTGGTGGCGGCGTCGCCGTGCGCGTTGGCGATCTCGGTCCCGCTGACTGTGGTGGCCGCGATCGGCTCGGCGAGCAAGTTCGGCGTGATCATCAAGTCGGGTGCCGCGTTCGAGCGGTTCGGCGTGATCCGTCACGTCGCCGTCGACAAGACCGGCACCCTCACCCGCAACGAGCCCGCCGTCGCCGCCGTCCTCACCGTAGACGGTGTGAGCGAGGCGGAGGCGCTGGCGTGGGCGGCCGCGTTGGAGCAGCACAGCACCCACCCGCTCGCGGCCGCGATCACCGCCGCTGTGCCGGATGCCCCTGCGGCGGAGGGCGTGACCGAGCAGGCCGGTCACGGCATCGAGGGCGAGCTCGACGGCGCGCGGATCACGGTCGGCAGTCCCCGCTGGCTGCACGCCGGGACGCTCGGCGACCGGGTCGCGGGGCTGGAGGAGCAAGGCATGACGGTCGTGATCGTCCACCGCGACGGCGTCCCGGTCGCCGCGATCGGCGTCCGCGACGAGCTGCGACCGGAGGTCCCCGAGGTCGTGCGCACCCTCGCGACCCAGGGCATCGGGGTGACCATGCTCACCGGCGACAACGCCCGCACCGCCCGCGCCCTCGCTGCGCAAGCAGGGATCGATGACGTCCGCGCCGAGCTGCGCCCCGAAGACAAGGCCGCCGCGATCGCAGAGTTCGGTGCGAAGGGGCCGGTC
This DNA window, taken from Paramicrobacterium agarici, encodes the following:
- a CDS encoding heavy metal translocating P-type ATPase translates to MSAACGCEHDELETTISEEAEEAEHPWWRDRGIMVPVFSGIAFLTGLVLEWSGMEIPALVLFWIGLLLGASTFTPGAIRKLFKGKLGIGLLMTISAVGAVILGYVEEAAALAFLYSIAEALEDKAMDRARGGLRALLKLVPETATVRRDGTSVEVPAKDLQVGQLMLVRPGERIATDGIVRTGRSSLDTSAITGESIPVEVEPGDTVSAGAINTAGALEVETTAAGTDNSLTTIVDLVEKAQAEKGDRARLADRIARPLVPGVLILAALVAIIGSLFGDPEPWIARALVVLVAASPCALAISVPLTVVAAIGSASKFGVIIKSGAAFERFGVIRHVAVDKTGTLTRNEPAVAAVLTVDGVSEAEALAWAAALEQHSTHPLAAAITAAVPDAPAAEGVTEQAGHGIEGELDGARITVGSPRWLHAGTLGDRVAGLEEQGMTVVIVHRDGVPVAAIGVRDELRPEVPEVVRTLATQGIGVTMLTGDNARTARALAAQAGIDDVRAELRPEDKAAAIAEFGAKGPVAMIGDGINDAPALAAADIGIAMGATGSDAAIESADVAFTGHDLRLLPRAFDHARRGRHIINQNIILSLLIITALLPLALFGVLGLAAVVLVHEIAEVVVILNGLRAARTRKEPTA
- the cmtR gene encoding Cd(II)/Pb(II)-sensing metalloregulatory transcriptional regulator CmtR, with the translated sequence MLTIASRLDVMNRLGRAMADPTRSRILMTLLAGPSYPAVLSRELKLTRSNVSNHLTCLRDCGIVVAEPEGRQTRYEIADPHLAAALTALVDVTLAVDEHAPCIDAACTVPGCCGMGASE
- a CDS encoding ArsR/SmtB family transcription factor — translated: MNALPVTIDTSADSCCTPGQAMDDGTAHDLAKVFKALGDPTRVKLLSMIVGSSAGEMCVCDLTDPVGLSQPTISHHMKLLVEAGLVTREQRGKWAYYQPTTGTLADAAKALLG
- a CDS encoding NAD(P)-binding domain-containing protein; protein product: MEVAVNPVVVIGAGPQGLAAAAHLIERGLEPLVLESGDAAASAVAEWGHVRLFSPWTELTDPASRRLLEPTGWSAPTQGYPTGAQWIERYLAPLSNVLGDRVRYGTRVVGVGREGRDLSVDAGRAEQPFVVHVERADGTEERIEARAVIDASGTWRTPSPAGADGLPALGERAAVDAELLEHRMPAIEDATALAGQHIVVVGNGHSAATTIGTLSRVAKREPGTRITWVLRRGAVGNTFGGGSADELPERGALGQRAKKAVEDGLVDLVTGFRTEQVVIDGGQAVLIAEDGRRLDPAARVFVATGFRPDLSFLSEIRLDLDMRLQAPSKIAAEVDPNVHSCGSVRATGAADLAQPESGFYIVGAKSYGRAPTFLALTGFEQVRSVVAAIAGDHEAAERVELALPDTGVCGGSGLFDAPDESASTGSCCAPAPQLIQLGVGSAS